A window of the Vespa velutina chromosome 7, iVesVel2.1, whole genome shotgun sequence genome harbors these coding sequences:
- the LOC124950597 gene encoding uncharacterized protein LOC124950597, giving the protein MSTSKSSSLLRLNQESRHITDDWQTRETDSEISDNDFITKGAFLLTPSHDFNIEKAAAICEKMNFRGAFSLTKTATGILFKFSNTDDYHAVYKKGFHKVTGARFYKKIAIPCRPAKTFTVYVLDVPEELPEDDIRHALFKYRSIVEVTRVPLATGTVLKAINDRLKNEAQNVNEPATIYTGPPVIRVTLANLEETTILLSQGLDFYGATYFPTDTPFTSSQSLVKYKSNRWNELASIYPGQRVRDLLPVFDNAGFDKIPPPTSRMIKPPKN; this is encoded by the exons ATGTCAACATCAAAAAGTAGTTCTCTTTTAAGACTTAATCAAGAAAGTCGGCATATTACCGACGATTGGCAAACTCGCGAAACCGATTCGGAAATAAGCGacaatgattttattacgaaGGGTGCATTCCTTTTAACACCTAGCCATGACTTCAATATAGAAAAAGCAGCGGCCATTTGTGAAAAAATGAACTTCCg CGGAGcattttctttaacaaaaaCAGCTACTGgaatactttttaaatttagCAATACTGACGATTATCATGCAGTGTACAAGAAAGGTTTTCACAAAGTAACTGGTGCACGTTTTTACAAGAAg ATTGCTATACCATGTAGACCAGCGAAGACGTTTACCGTATACGTTTTAGATGTACCAGAGGAATTACCAGAAGATGATATCAGACAtgctttatttaaatatcgttcCATAGTGGAAGTAACGAGGGTACCTTTAGCCACTGGAACTGTTT TAAAAGCCATCAAtgatagattaaaaaatgaagCGCAAAACGTAAACGAGCCAGCAACAATCTATACAGGACCACCTGTTATAAGAGTTACCCTTGCTAATTTGGAAGAAACTACTATATTGCTTAGTCAAGGATTAGATTTTTATGGAGCAACTTATTTTCCTACTGACACGCCATTTACTTCATCGCAATCTCTTGTGAAATATAAAAGCAACAG atggAATGAACTTGCATCAATTTATCCTGGCCAAAGAGTTAGAGATTTATTACCAGTCTTTGACAATGCTGGCTTTGATAAGATTCCACCACCTACAAGTCGTATGATAAAACCAccaaaaaattga
- the LOC124950598 gene encoding uncharacterized protein LOC124950598 isoform X2 has product MSNKDIMFATKQNLKTTLLHGPAELSKTFLYEAAIYWAEEGHRVFYITPIPLQQIPSACHESNPSTYFTYKLITFVYLSNYKSLVTQLAELHTFVSLPTIVLLDDIDHYIKDDATKKQDYCQEKTKMRIARACSVIFDAINSCSRISNTIVHACVWSSSILRKTDMDITIYFRNIWNVSEDEENKIISLKKIGRETHLAEGYPSFEYYKFQDGTRILKNVYREFLD; this is encoded by the exons atgtcaaataaagatattatgtTTGCGACAAAACAAAATCTCAAGACAACGCTATTGCATGGACCAGCAGAATTAAGCAAGACATTCTTATATGAG GCAGCCATATATTGGGCAGAAGAAGGTCATCGTGTTTTTTATATCACACCAATACCTTTACAACAAATTCCTTCTGCTTGCCATGAAAGTAATCCTTCGACATACTTTACTTATAAACTGATTACATTTGT gTATCTATCGAATTATAAATCCTTGGTAACACAGCTAGCAGAATTACATACATTCGTTTCGTTACCCACTATAGTTTTGTTAGATGACATAGATCATTACATTAAAGATGACGCAACAAAAAAACAAGACTATTgtcaagaaaaaacaaagatgcGTATAGCCAGAGCATGCAGCGTGATCTTCGATGCGATAAATTCGTGTTCACGAATTTCTAATACTATT GTACACGCGTGCGTGTGGTCTTCGTCGATTTTAAGAAAAACCGATATggatattacgatatattttcgTAACATCTGGAACGTATCGGAAGACgaggagaataaaataatttccttAAAAAAGATTGGCCGTGAAACACATCTGGCCGAAGGTTATCCATCCTtcgaatattacaaatttcaaGATGGAACgcgaattttaaaaaatgtttaccgTGAATTTCTTGATTAA
- the LOC124950592 gene encoding protein kintoun produces MDAYESRKRDWEDLDVTKEELKNITECLKKEEFRKLLIEYAEEVTDPENRKIYEKEIAQLEKERGVDVTFVNPQPGYVIKTSVNGEKKCFLNISKSDIVARPTSHPSYEDGHRGLQWSIPYTLIPPRDDLDRKNIRCLVFDVVFHPDTIYLASKNARFRDIVNNTAMDGIENNFKVKLDRKNLKFPKMNFKGISHPSVIRKQSKESLKESIDMDPEIYQKLMSSYDESREQQFKYREEKPKRAPPETIYYKNNDSKLETEIKEYVTPKFMIKHQTDIDMEDFVNSRDAKMYATIPKKLVIIIDLPLLGKATDAILDIQERSLYLKSEKPAKYFLQLPLPYSVDGDHGNAKFDPKYKKLTVILPVIRKSVMLEEMPKEDSDVDSDSNSFVPVVSNELSENLFTMESTMSDSLSNLVLEEKTIPMDSINSSETLDDNVLRTTTNSLETTVPFMNADIKYTLPSFACNMYDNQIAFTVNVKNVDPDSIQHRILENNIGIHILLASVGAGFFPQHYSLCFKIEEGSIEQDSLVIEPWDNNLVFSIKLNNSDNVSHYFVGVNEEFMERKELSGTLSFKNRLKELMDTEEKDSEVPVEVDVQKEDRSVIINIRSNQLDSDDEHEEDEQHNVSQNRKGIIKSRSISESSGDELPSSSGSMSKGILKSHRTHDFSRSVSESSADENGVAISSADFSCSSIHDPQSESECCSLKKTVRFNNVVSRQLFRSNSSILGQRKKNQRKLRNKKRAQERKLSESENSETEERDKYKITPKATPETEISENVKSILSREKHSGKQKSAYIKIKKLKKSKKILSGKRKSSIEEESTEDTLETSVKNSDQAEFKNDLIFDLDI; encoded by the exons ATGGACGCGTACGAGTCACGTAAAAGAGATTGGGAAGATTTGGACGTTACCAAGGaagagttaaaaaatataacggaGTGcctgaaaaaggaagaatttcGTAAATTACTTATCGAATACGCGGAAGAAGTGACCGATCCAGAAAATCGTAAGATTTATGAAAAGGAGATCGCTCAATTGGAGAAGGAACGGGGCGTCGACGTCACGTTCGTTAACCCCCAGCCTGGTTACGTCATAAAAACTAGTGTCaacggagaaaagaaatgttttttaaatattagtaaaaGTGACATTGTCGCACGACCTACGAGTCACCCTTCCTACGAGGATGGTCACCGTGGTTTACAATGGTCAATTCCTTATACCCTGATACCTCCTCGCGATGACCTTGATAGAAAAAACATTCGTTGCTTGGTCTTCGATGTTGTGTTTCATCCTGACACGATTTATCTAGCATCGAAGAATGCTAGATTTCGTGACATCGTTAATAACACTGCGATGGATGGTatagagaataattttaag gTGAAGCTCGATAGGAAGAATCTTAAATTTCCTAAAATGAACTTCAAGGGCATCTCTCATCCAAGCGTGATTAGGAAACAATCGAAAGAATCGCTAAAAGAGTCAATAGATATGGATCCAGAAATTTATCAGAAACTAATGTCCAGTTATGATGAGAGTCGTGAGCAACAATTTAAATACAGAGAGGAAAAGCCAAAACGTGCACCACCAGAAactatttattataagaataatgattCTAAATTAGAAACAGAGATCAAGGAATATGTCACTCCAAAATTCATGATAAAACATCAAACGGATATTGACATGGAAGATTTTGTTAACAGTAGAGATGCAAAGATGTATGCAACTATTCCTAAAAAATTAGTTATCATTATAGATTTGCCATTGTTAGGAAAGGCAACAGATGCTATACTAGATATCCAAGAACGTTCTCTTTACTTGAAGAGCGAAAAACCTGCCAAATATTTCTTACAATTACCCCTGCCGTATAGCGTTGATGGAGATCATGGTAATGCAAAGTTTGAtcctaaatataaaaaattaacagtAATATTACCGGTCATTCGTAAATCAGTGATGTTAGAAGAGATGCCGAAAGAAGATAGTGATGTGGATAGTGATAGCAATAGCTTTGTACCTGTCGTATCCAACGAATTaagtgaaaatttatttaccatGGAATCAACTATGAGTGATTCCCTTTCAAATTTAGTGCTAGAAGAAAAAACTATTCCAATGGATTCAATAAATTCCAGTGAAACTTTAGATGATAATGTGTTGCGGACTACTACTAATTCATTAGAAACTACAGTGCCCTTTATGAATgctgatataaaatatacattgcCATCATTTGCCTGTAATATGTATGACAATCAAATAGCTTTTACAGTCAATGTTAAAAATGTTGACCCAGATTCCATACAACATAGAATCTTAGAAAATAACATAGGAATACATATTTTACTCGCATCAGTTGGTGCAGGATTTTTCCCACAGCATTATTCCTTATGTTTTAAGATAGAAGAAGGTTCAATAGAACAAGATTCACTTGTCATTGAACCATGGGATAATAATCTTGTATTTAGTATTAAGTTAAATAATTCTGATAATGTATCTCATTATTTCGTTGGTGTGAATGAAGAATTcatggaaaggaaagaattgtCAGGCACCTTGTCATTCAAAAATAGATTGAAGGAACTAATG GATACAGAGGAGAAAGATTCTGAGGTTCCAGTAGAAGTCGATGTTCAGAAAGAGGATAGATCTGTCATCATAAATATTCGCTCGAATCAGTTGGATTCTGATGACGAGCATGAAGAAGATGAACAACATAATGTGAGTCAAAATAGGAaaggtataataaaatcaagatCGATTTCGGAAAGTAGCGGAGACGAATTACcaagtagtagtggtagtatgTCGAAAGGAATATTAAAATCGCATCGTACTCATGATTTTTCACGTTCTGTATCTGAATCGAGTGCAGACGAAAATGGTGTAGCTATTTCTTCTGCAGATTTTTCATGCAGTTCAATTCACGACCCTCAATCGGAGTCAGAGTGTTGTAGTCTGAAAAAGACTGTACGATTTAACAACGTTGTATCTCGACAATTATTCAG ATCTAACTCTAGCATTCTTGGCCAACGAAAGAAGAATCAACGTAAATTGCGAAACAAAAAACGCGCTCAAGAACGCAAATTAAGCGAAAGCGAAAATTCTGAAACAGAAGAACGTGATAAGTATAAGATTACGCCGAAAGCGACACCAGAAACAGAAATTTCTGAAAATGTCAAATCCATTCTCAGTCGTGAAAAACATTCGGGTAAACAGAAATCGgcttatattaaaattaagaaattaaaaaaatctaaaaaaatactttcggGAAAACGTAAAAGTAGCATCGAAGAGGAAAGCACAGAAGACACACTCGAAACATCGGTTAAAAATTCAGATCAAGCTGAAttcaaaaatgatttaatattcgaTCTTGATATATAG
- the LOC124950598 gene encoding uncharacterized protein LOC124950598 isoform X1, translating into MKMSNKDIMFATKQNLKTTLLHGPAELSKTFLYEAAIYWAEEGHRVFYITPIPLQQIPSACHESNPSTYFTYKLITFVYLSNYKSLVTQLAELHTFVSLPTIVLLDDIDHYIKDDATKKQDYCQEKTKMRIARACSVIFDAINSCSRISNTIVHACVWSSSILRKTDMDITIYFRNIWNVSEDEENKIISLKKIGRETHLAEGYPSFEYYKFQDGTRILKNVYREFLD; encoded by the exons atgaaa atgtcaaataaagatattatgtTTGCGACAAAACAAAATCTCAAGACAACGCTATTGCATGGACCAGCAGAATTAAGCAAGACATTCTTATATGAG GCAGCCATATATTGGGCAGAAGAAGGTCATCGTGTTTTTTATATCACACCAATACCTTTACAACAAATTCCTTCTGCTTGCCATGAAAGTAATCCTTCGACATACTTTACTTATAAACTGATTACATTTGT gTATCTATCGAATTATAAATCCTTGGTAACACAGCTAGCAGAATTACATACATTCGTTTCGTTACCCACTATAGTTTTGTTAGATGACATAGATCATTACATTAAAGATGACGCAACAAAAAAACAAGACTATTgtcaagaaaaaacaaagatgcGTATAGCCAGAGCATGCAGCGTGATCTTCGATGCGATAAATTCGTGTTCACGAATTTCTAATACTATT GTACACGCGTGCGTGTGGTCTTCGTCGATTTTAAGAAAAACCGATATggatattacgatatattttcgTAACATCTGGAACGTATCGGAAGACgaggagaataaaataatttccttAAAAAAGATTGGCCGTGAAACACATCTGGCCGAAGGTTATCCATCCTtcgaatattacaaatttcaaGATGGAACgcgaattttaaaaaatgtttaccgTGAATTTCTTGATTAA